In Ochrobactrum vermis, the following proteins share a genomic window:
- a CDS encoding glutamate-5-semialdehyde dehydrogenase, giving the protein MLNKVGAETDIAAIMAKVGRKARQAAAPLSIASPQQKNKALLAAADAMLANKDAILEANKLDLSHAENSGMAASFVDRLTLDDSRINAIAEGIRAIAALPDPVGEVIAEWDRPNGLHIERVRTPLGVIGVIYESRPNVTADAGALCLKAGNAVILRGGSDSAHSSAAIHKALVEGLEAANLPADAIQIVPVTDRAAVGEMLKGLDGAIDVIVPRGGKSLVARVQSEARVPVFAHLEGICHLYVDKSADLDMARKIAVDAKMRRTGICGAAETVLVDRAVAGTHLVPILDDLAAKGCEIRGSQDVLALYPAAKPATEEDWSTEYLDAIISVALVDGISGAIEHINRYSSHHTEAVVAQDAEAVARFFNEIDSAILLHNASTQFADGGEFGMGAEIGIATGKMHARGPVGVEQLTSFKYRVRGNGQIRG; this is encoded by the coding sequence ATGTTGAACAAAGTGGGTGCCGAAACTGACATTGCAGCCATCATGGCAAAGGTTGGCCGTAAAGCTCGGCAGGCAGCGGCTCCGCTTTCCATCGCTTCGCCTCAACAGAAAAACAAAGCCTTGCTTGCCGCCGCCGATGCGATGCTCGCAAACAAAGATGCCATTCTTGAAGCCAACAAGCTTGATCTTAGCCATGCGGAAAACAGCGGCATGGCCGCGTCTTTCGTTGATCGCCTGACGCTCGATGACAGCCGGATCAATGCCATCGCCGAGGGTATCCGCGCCATCGCTGCCCTGCCTGATCCGGTCGGGGAAGTGATTGCCGAGTGGGACCGCCCGAATGGCCTCCATATCGAGCGCGTGCGCACGCCGCTCGGTGTTATCGGTGTCATTTATGAAAGCCGCCCCAATGTGACCGCCGATGCTGGCGCGCTGTGCCTCAAGGCGGGCAATGCCGTCATTTTGCGTGGTGGCTCGGATTCCGCGCATTCGTCGGCTGCCATTCACAAGGCGCTGGTCGAGGGGCTTGAAGCAGCCAACCTGCCTGCCGATGCGATCCAGATCGTGCCGGTGACCGACCGTGCCGCTGTCGGCGAAATGCTGAAAGGTCTGGACGGTGCGATTGACGTGATCGTGCCGCGCGGCGGCAAAAGCCTTGTTGCACGCGTTCAGTCGGAAGCACGGGTGCCGGTCTTTGCGCATCTGGAAGGCATCTGCCATCTGTATGTCGACAAGTCCGCTGATCTCGACATGGCCCGCAAGATTGCGGTCGATGCCAAGATGCGGCGCACCGGGATCTGCGGTGCGGCGGAAACGGTTCTGGTGGATCGCGCCGTGGCAGGCACGCATCTGGTGCCTATCCTTGACGACCTTGCCGCCAAGGGCTGTGAAATTCGCGGTTCGCAGGACGTGCTGGCGCTCTATCCGGCAGCAAAGCCTGCGACCGAGGAAGACTGGTCGACCGAATATCTTGATGCGATTATTTCCGTTGCGCTGGTTGACGGTATTTCGGGGGCGATTGAACACATCAACCGCTATTCCTCGCACCATACGGAAGCGGTCGTGGCGCAGGATGCGGAGGCGGTTGCACGTTTCTTCAACGAGATCGACTCGGCCATTCTCCTGCACAATGCCTCGACGCAATTTGCCGATGGTGGCGAGTTCGGCATGGGTGCGGAAATCGGTATCGCCACCGGCAAAATGCATGCGCGTGGGCCGGTCGGCGTCGAACAGCTCACCTCGTTCAAATATCGTGTGCGCGGCAACGGGCAGATTCGTGGTTAG
- the rlmH gene encoding 23S rRNA (pseudouridine(1915)-N(3))-methyltransferase RlmH → MRVSVFAVGRMKAGPERELVERYFDRFSKAGPPLGLEFAGVSEIPESRGQTAELRKAEEAQRIHEALDNASSGGAALILLDERGKALGSEAFAERIGRMRDDGKRQLIVAIGGPDGHDPALRSRADLVLALGELTWPHQIARILIAEQLYRAATILAGHPYHRS, encoded by the coding sequence ATGCGTGTGAGTGTTTTTGCCGTGGGCCGGATGAAAGCCGGCCCCGAACGGGAACTGGTCGAGCGTTATTTCGACCGATTTTCGAAAGCTGGACCGCCATTGGGGCTTGAATTCGCCGGTGTGAGCGAAATTCCCGAAAGCAGGGGCCAGACGGCAGAGTTGCGCAAGGCCGAAGAGGCCCAGCGCATCCATGAAGCGCTCGACAATGCCAGTTCTGGGGGCGCTGCTTTGATCCTGCTTGACGAGCGCGGCAAGGCGCTCGGATCGGAAGCCTTTGCGGAACGCATCGGGCGGATGCGGGACGATGGCAAGCGTCAGCTTATCGTCGCCATTGGCGGGCCGGACGGCCACGATCCGGCATTGCGATCACGCGCCGATCTCGTTCTGGCGCTGGGCGAATTGACGTGGCCGCACCAGATCGCCCGCATTCTGATTGCCGAGCAGCTTTATCGCGCTGCCACCATTCTGGCGGGCCACCCTTATCACCGCTCGTGA
- a CDS encoding nicotinate-nucleotide adenylyltransferase, with protein MKFGFGLSALKEQYPGVDAHYLRMPHVEKGMAVGLFGGSFNPPHGGHALVAEIAIRRLKLDQLWWMVTPGNPLKDSRELAPLADRLKLSEEIASDPRIKVTALEAAFNVRYTADTLALIRDANPGVHFVWVMGADNLASFHRWQRWREIAQNFPIAVIDRPGSTLAYLSSRMAQTFSDSRVDEQYASMLARRTPPAWTFIHGPRSSLSSSAIRKTRT; from the coding sequence ATGAAATTCGGCTTCGGTCTTTCCGCATTGAAGGAACAATATCCCGGTGTCGATGCGCATTATCTGCGCATGCCGCATGTCGAAAAGGGCATGGCGGTCGGGCTGTTCGGCGGCTCGTTCAACCCGCCGCATGGCGGGCATGCGCTGGTGGCGGAAATTGCCATCCGGCGGCTGAAGCTCGACCAGCTCTGGTGGATGGTGACGCCCGGCAACCCGCTGAAGGACAGTCGCGAACTGGCGCCGCTTGCCGACCGGCTGAAGCTGAGCGAGGAAATCGCATCCGACCCGCGTATCAAGGTGACGGCGCTCGAAGCAGCCTTCAATGTGCGCTATACGGCGGATACGCTGGCGCTCATCCGCGATGCCAATCCCGGTGTCCATTTTGTCTGGGTAATGGGTGCGGACAATCTCGCCTCCTTCCACCGCTGGCAGCGCTGGCGCGAGATCGCGCAGAATTTTCCGATTGCGGTCATCGACCGGCCGGGTTCCACACTGGCCTATCTGTCGTCACGCATGGCGCAGACATTCTCCGACAGCCGCGTCGATGAACAATATGCGTCGATGCTGGCGCGACGCACGCCCCCGGCCTGGACCTTCATCCATGGACCGCGTTCGTCGCTGTCTTCGAGCGCGATCCGCAAAACCCGTACATGA
- the rsfS gene encoding ribosome silencing factor yields MDESDLVSQTFDAALASLENSKAESIIPIDIRGRSTIGDYMIVASGRSHRHVTAVADHLLQALRETGCKDIRVEGLESGDWVLIDTGDIIVHVFRPEVRDFYNIEKIWLDEGFDAFETERAPGLVH; encoded by the coding sequence ATGGACGAGTCCGATCTCGTGTCCCAGACCTTCGACGCGGCCTTGGCCAGTCTCGAAAACTCCAAGGCGGAATCCATCATCCCCATCGACATTCGCGGAAGATCAACGATCGGCGATTATATGATCGTCGCGTCGGGCCGTTCGCATCGCCATGTGACGGCGGTTGCCGACCATCTTCTGCAGGCCCTGCGTGAAACAGGCTGCAAGGATATTCGGGTCGAAGGTCTCGAGAGTGGCGACTGGGTTCTCATTGATACCGGCGATATCATCGTCCATGTCTTCCGACCGGAAGTCCGTGACTTCTACAATATCGAGAAGATCTGGCTCGATGAGGGTTTCGACGCGTTCGAGACCGAACGAGCGCCGGGATTGGTGCATTAG